One window from the genome of Hoplias malabaricus isolate fHopMal1 chromosome X2, fHopMal1.hap1, whole genome shotgun sequence encodes:
- the LOC136677279 gene encoding chemerin-like receptor 1, whose protein sequence is MASIPVTEPEHFTYENYTNQTSTKSPCRDTTCIFFVVAHVMICILGIAGNGVVIWITGFKMKKSVISTLYLSLAISDLIFCCTLPFGVAHKIKNEWVFGSFMCEFRYFIKYFNMYSSIFILVIISLDRCVIVMFPVWVQNKRSIRKATLAVILSCVLSALLSIPMAIFRDIQDERTKQCLRNYRNDQNRTGTVISRFIFGFVIPFLIIVICYVVIVQKLKANQMGKFKRPFKTMTLVIAAFLICWLPYHTFALLQLKYKHSKMFVNIGKVLGITLANANSCMNPFLYAFMGKDFKKQCYAILSKIENAIQEEDGQNTVQVTANSSNVEEKVSIVV, encoded by the coding sequence ATGGCTTCAATCCCAGTGACAGAACCTGAACACTTTACCTATGAAAACTACACAAACCAGACTTCAACTAAATCACCTTGCAGGGATACAACATGCATTTTCTTTGTGGTAGCCCATGTGATGATCTGTATCCTGGGTATTGCTGGAAATGGTGTGGTCATCTGGATTACTGGGTTTAAGATGAAGAAATCAGTCATCAGCACCTTGTACCTGAGTTTGGCCATTTCTGACTTAATTTTCTGCTGTACCCTTCCCTTTGGAGTCGCCCATAAGATCAAAAATGAATGGGTCTTTGGGTCCTTCATGTGCGAGTTCAGGTATTTCATCAAGTACTTCAACATGTACAGCAGTATCTTCATCCTCGTTATCATCAGTCTGGATCGTTGTGTGATTGTTATGTTTCCCGTGTGGGTGCAGAATAAGCGTAGCATAAGGAAGGCCACTCTGGCAGTCATATTATCTTGTGTCCTGTCAGCATTACTTAGCATACCGATGGCTATTTTCCGAGACATTCAGGATGAACGGACAAAGCAGTGTCTCAGAAATTACAGAAATGATCAAAACCGTACTGGAACAGTGATATCCAGGTTTATTTTTGGATTTGTCATTCCTTTCCTCATTATTGTCATCTGCTACGTTGTCATTGTTCAAAAGCTAAAAGCCAACCAGATGGGAAAATTCAAAAGACCATTTAAAACCATGACACTTGTGATTGCTGCTTTCTTGATTTGCTGGCTGCCATACCACACTTTTGCCCTTCTGCAGTTAAAGTATAAGCATTCCAAAATGTTTGTCAACATCGGAAAAGTATTGGGCATCACTCTTGCCAATGCTAACAGTTGTATGAACCCATTTCTTTATGCTTTTATGGGGAAGGATTTTAAGAAGCAGTGTTATGCAATTCTGTCAAAGATTGAAAATGCCATTCAGGAGGAAGATGGTCAGAATACAGTCCAAGTAACAGCTAATAGCTCCAATGTTGAAGAGAAAGTTTCAATTGTTGTTTGA